The window ACTAGTTAGTTAAAAAGTTTATTAAGACCGATGAATGTTTTCCACATACctataagtaattttaatatttcatattaatccTCTTTGCACAGATACATCATGAGGTTTTTAGTGACATtaaaaatttggtttggtttatttgaattttgcacaaaactacacgagggctatatgcactagtcgattaatttagcagtgtaagactagagggaagccagctagtcatcaccagccaccaccaacttttgggctactcttttaccaatgaatagtgcgattgaccatcacattataactcccccatggctgaaagagtgagcatgtttgatgcgatggggattcgaatccatgatcctcagattacaagttgagtgccttaaccacctggccatgctgttgcctcattcaaaatttaaactttttttctgtcTGTGTTGTACCAGTTAGAATGACATGAAAGTATAGCTAGTAATTTATAcgttaatagtatataagttttaagttcttaattttataagacaatattttaaaacatcttaaatttCGCCTAATGCGAGAAGTGTGacattttttcactttttctCTAGGCaaaccatctctaatttatttactattcttctaataagtatgaaatttaatgtgaATTACTCACTATAATACAATCATTGCtcataaaatcataatttttatagttttcaatctTGTGTTGAAATTGCATTCCACTtgccacatcctctctttcaagatttgtaatattatttataaccaatagaagtCATGGCTTTCATCttttaaatgatgtattatattaagttattttctttacagAGAATTgtcaatttttcttttaacacaaaCTTTGTTTCCAAGGCAAACATAACTttcttggatgaatttgtaattgtttttgttgccTAGTTAGAAAGCAAGaaaaattgtctgctttttgcaaATTTCTATTCTATGTCCTCTGgtgcattgttttattaaataaaaattatttagtgcccTACTaccataagtatataaaaaagtagggttaagagTCATTGATAGTTGACAGGAAAACAACAACAGcgaattactttatttattgtttttcatgtttattctttatttatcattttaaaagtaactaaattgtaaaaataGGAATCTCTTTATGTTAGTTAAGgttatattaggtaaaataaattacaataatataaatcttTTGTGAGTCATTCATGTGAGCAACTTAGGGTAGCTTTTGGGTAATGTAACTCAACAGCATGACATGAGCTGCATGTTAACAGCTTATGATGGCTTGGATAGTAGTTAGACACATTTCAGaggacaataaaatttaagtataaatagatgtatactgttacaagtttaaagctactaAGAATAAACAAATGTGATTTCATGTTACAACCTGGAGtcattttagaaaggaaaaaaaaggtaatttagatttattttgatttatttgttgtGATTATGAGGTTGGTAAAATTGACCTACCTTGTACAGAGTTATGGTatagaaagtaacagaaaaatatagttttaccgAGAAGTTACTTTAATTTAGGAGGTTTTTGacattatgcaaataaaatatgtgtttttaaacttaatattaaaatcattttacatttcttttaggcaaaaaaagaatttatattcactgataaatctttatttaaaattcttcactgataaatctgatttttttttgtatgtgaaagacttgtaatgttcaCTAAATGTCTGCTAAATTTTGTTAAGATTCACGTACTTTATTAAAACTTAAGATTTTAAAGGAGTACATAGTAGTTGTGTGGTTGATCAATTCATCTGAGCTTGTGTAGAGAAAGTTAAAGTGGTTTGACTCACTGGTCTTGTTTCTGTTTATGAAGTCAAGGCCACActgattatataattaatataacatacagtTACTATGACTTTCTCCAATTTAAATGCCCCATTCAGCATCCTTTTCTGGAGAGAGAAACTTTCCCATACATATTCAGTTCATAATACTTGCAATCATGTGGATTGGTTAAGTACAATCCCTTACATATCATGAAGGTTGTCAGATTTTCTTGTTTTCAGATAACTATCAAATCTGCTGACATAGCTGTCATTTGCTTCTCAGTGTTGGTGGTAAACAAAACAGATTCATTCTTTGATTATGTATTTCCTAGATAATAATACGCTAGTGAGAAGTTCAACTGTTTTAATATCTGTCACTCGGATAACAACATCATACATAATTTAATCATTAATCACCTTGTCTAAGGTAGGCACGTCTCCTTCAGAAATTGTTATAACTTGCAGACAAATGTTTTTTAACTGAAATTTGTAAGAAAAAGCACAATGAGGTTCAAGTGTATTTCTGGTACTACTAAAAGCATCAAAAAAATGATTCCCAATTTGCCCCTAATaaagaaaggtctaccttttaAAACTACTTGAATTATGgggttttgtatttttgtcttaaatttttatattgaactCATGCATTTTCCTACGTCATGAATCAATCTGTTTTGATATCTCTGTACTAAGTCTGTTTTGGTGTACATGTTCAACTTTATTGAAAAGCTTCAAGGTATAAGTGAAATAGTGCTATGCTATTTCTCTCAAAGTAAATGCTAGACATTGGTTATATCATATTCATTCATAGCTTTAGATATTTTGTTATCCATTGCATGTGTTTGCTGTAGAAGTAGTACTAGTGCATTAGTTATAAAATTCATAACTGACCCATTTCATAGATTACTTCAATCATCACCTTGATGATCCAGCATGTCTGCTTCTGCCATTGTAATTAACTCCTTAATCCTGTGCTCAGTACAGTTTATGAGGTGAAACGTTATAGAGTTAGGTACTTATGCACTAAAATATAACTAATCACTATGCACTTTAGGTATATTAAGTTAGATTTTGATGCTCACTTAGAAATTCTGAGACAGTGTATGACCCTGACAAACTAGTAACATGTCAATATCTTCCTTGTATGTGGGATAAACAGAagtaatcatttttttttttttttgctaacaCACTAGAACAAATGGGTCTACTTGAagattttcattattaaaatacagtttttaacttTATGAGGGTATTTTATGCAATTGATCATGAGGAATAACCAACATTCCAGCATTGAAAATTGGCACTTTCCTGCAATGCGTACAActgaaattatcatatttttcatCTAGTTTCTTCACTGTTAGGAAATAATACTAGTTTTACTGTCATCCATTTATActgaataatttatgtttcttattcAATTGAGTAACTGAATCACACAAACTGCAGTACTGACTTGcatcttttacatttattaacCCAACTGCACAAAGATTTTTGAAAACAGCAAGATCATTTGTGTAAGACTAGCTCTGATCATATAAGTGAGGTAGAGTACTTTGTCACCTATACTTAACAGACTGAATTACAATGTCTTCTACTGGgtacattaaaaactgttttcaaaaatatttcagtttacttttaaaaaggaaaaacataaTGATACATGTGGGTACAACCTGTGATATTAGCAGTTTACAAGACTATTCATGACTAATAAATTTATTACTATCAGTTAAGTGATTTGTGATTTTCGTATTTAGTGTAATTTATGATGACTGGTTCTGTTTGTAAGAAATGCAGTTTTTTGCTGTGTTCTGATTGTTGGAGAAGTGTCTATTGAGTGTCACTAATAAAGTCCTTCTGACTTGTAGGTATTGACTGGTGTGTATGTTGCTATACAAGACATGTTACAGAGTTACATGGAGATAACATGTTTGACAAGGGATTGATCAGTTTATCTGGTTTAggtatgtattgtttaatatctaATTAACATACGTATTGTTTAACAAAATCAGAGAGCCAGTTGTGAAGGCTCTAGATAGCTGTCTAGTTTTGCTCTTTAGGAGTATGAAATAATGTGTCAATAAAAATGACTAAAAATGTTTACCTAAGGAAATGAAAAACTACATATCTTTTGTACTTACACTAGCAGTTCTTTAAAGAGTAAATAATTTGAGAAGTTATCTATTTGTAAGAGATGATCTCAGTACAGAAAGCTAAGCTTACACCAacaggtttttattttatcagttcacCAGTGGTGAAAAAGCAATGAGTGTCTTGAAACAAGTGGTTTGTGCTCTGGCAGTTGCAGAAGAAGCTCTTCAGTATGAACATCGAGATCTTCACTGGGGTAATATTTTGGTTGCACGAAGCAAGAAAGAAAACTTTGAATTTACCTTCAAAGGAAAGAATCTTACTTTCCCAGCTTGTGGAGTGTTTGTGTCTATTATCAACTTCACACTTTCTAGGTTCACTAAAGGTAATCTGTCTTAAGAGGAAATGTAAATTACATCTTTGTGTTTAAAGAATATGCAATGATATAGATAGATGATCataaaaggtttaataattttCTAACTGGCATATTTTTTAATTCAGTTCCTAAAGACTATCAGAATTTTAAGAGAGTTATAATTGTCAAAAATTTTATCttacaaaataaattgatattattctaatattttatgtttgtatttaaatttaggTTACTTTCAGGATATCCAGAATTCAAATTCTGTTACTTTAACTAACTATGCATTTTCCAACATGAGCTATGgctatttgattattttttactataaaaataaaaatgttgaagttACACATTGagataaattgttattaatattaataaaatattatatctgaATGTGGTATTTCAGCCTGTacaattgtttttaacattaatactTACCTGTTTAAAtgactttaaaacaaatttcctTGGTTAGTTATAGagcattttaaaactttgtagttTATAGATATAACACTTAAGACTCCTAACATAGATAGTTCATAATGTATCTTTGTctttaacaatgaacaaacaaaGGCATAAGACTCCAACATCATCATTACTGTAGAAAACGGTCACCTgctgttaaaatgatttttatcaataattgtaGGTTTACTGGAGTAACACATCTGGAAGAGTGTACAGAGTAATTTTGCAAGCTGATAAGAGAATaaatttatcattgttactaaATGTTCAACAGTTCACAAGAATTATGAAGAACAATTGTTCGAAATGTGGCcagataaaatatttctgttttggtgttgtgtttttataacaattttattttatgagatTTGGAGGTATTGAGTATCTTTGCACCTGCTTGGTTTTCAGGTGTTAGACAATAGTTGGTgatgcattattttaaaaaatctacattttcaaatataacttcTATTTTTTCATGTATTGATTAAAATAGCTATTTTCTCATATTACTGTTTAAGTGATGAAATTCAACATGAACAAAGTAAAAGGACTGTGTATAAAAATACCTGCAGTTTTATGgtttttatcacaatttttagACCTATTTGTTCCTAATGTTTGTGTATCATAGCATAACCTTAGTTTTTTGTCCTGGAAATTATGTGTGTAGTTATGAAAAGAACTTGAAACTCTTTATTTCACTTTAAGAAATAGCATACAAAACCTAAGTCTAAAAATGCtttatataagttaaatattGTGATATGGTAAGACATGTTTATTTAAATGGAAGTGAGAGATTGTTTAAtaatttctgaaaagaaaaattctaaTCAATGTTTGAGCTTTGTTGCTATAATGTATTACCTACCATGatattttcattttcctttattacattccttatgtaaaatataaaaactaataaagcaCAACAAGAACATAATAAATCTGTAATGCATATTTCTCTTgcttaaacaagttttaaaaggGGTTGTCTTAAGGCTGTAGTACACAAAGCACACCTCTCCTCCTTGTATtgtttccataatccatctaaaGTATGAAGATGATGGTTACCAGTGGCTATTTTAACACTGCAGTTTCACAGAaatttagtaaatgtgttaacttttcctttataacttgtattgAACCTTATGAATGTGCATTTCACTTTTCAGCAACTGTTTGAGGTATATGATGATTGAATGGGAGGTATGAATGGAAACCTTATATTTGTCACCTCTACCACCAAAGGTTATGTTTACACccctatgtgtgtgtgtgtttgtgtgcaaGATTTCTCATAAACAACTGAATTGATTTGGATGAcagttggtatacatttggactatgaccAAACATAAAAGTTGTTAGTTTTTGGAAGGTCACAGAAATTCAAAACATCAATATTGGGAAtcaatatttcacattatttttgttcTGTAACTCAACTATAAAAAGattggattttgatgaaactttgtgtgtaatattatttcaaattgttcTGCCATAAATGGACCATGCCCATTAATAATGATGAACATAAGAcaggttttcttattttttgaagTCTGATTGTAATCAATGCTACTTGGCAGAGGTATGCACTGTACTGAGTGCCCctctagttgttattgttttcaggTAGAGATCCTTCATTAGGTTACAAACTATTACCTGGGTCCACATGGAAGGGTTGTGACATTGACCTATTTATTTGTGGATTTTCACCTGTAAAAAGATTCCATACTACTTACTATGGCTGCGGCATAACCTGTAGTCTCTTTCACGGTGGTTATTGTTGCCCTAGTTTAatcatttttcattgtttttttcaatatcattAAGCACAAGGAATATCTCTATTGTATAAATTCAAGACACTTGATGTGAGCACATATTTATGATCTGATTGTATTAATATCTTATATCAGGAAAGGTTGCTTTGTACTCTTCCCAAAGTTGTCAGTTTTTGGTGGCATCAAGATACTTTTTAAATGGCAAACAGTAGAAAATTTAATTCTGG of the Tachypleus tridentatus isolate NWPU-2018 chromosome 13, ASM421037v1, whole genome shotgun sequence genome contains:
- the LOC143236688 gene encoding uncharacterized protein LOC143236688; the encoded protein is MSVLKQVVCALAVAEEALQYEHRDLHWGNILVARSKKENFEFTFKGKNLTFPACGVFVSIINFTLSRFTKGCQICTCM